The window CTATTTAAGCAAGGGTGACCTGTGGATTGCAGATTTCACTTCCAAACAGAATCGCCAGCTCACAGAAATAGGCATCGCCAGTCTCTCGAGCTTAAAAAAGGGACGCTACAGCCGACCGGAACGTGAAATCGGCCCAGGCATCTGGAGTGGCCCCACCTACAAGTGGTCTCCGGATGGCAAAACAATCGCTTTTCATGTTGTTGATAGACGCGAGATGCGAAAGGTAGCCTTCCCGGATTATCTCGCTACAGAAACCAATCCCAACGAGGTACGCAGAAGTTACCCAGGTGATCCAAACGAGATTCGCAAGGTTGGACTATTAGATATAGAAAGTGGAACTATCACCTACCTCGATTTGCCAGATCCACATGCCAATCAAGTCATTGACTTTAACTGGTCACCGAGCGGGGCACTACTGGTGGATACCGCATCCGACACGGCAGTTGAACGTAAGTTGTATGTCGTTGCACCCGGAGAAAGCAAACTGCGCGAGATTTGGAGAGGTGTTCGAGAGAGTCGCATGTACACATCCTTTGGATCTAGCTGGCATCCGGATGGAAAGAAGGTTGTTTTCTTAAGTGATATGGGTGATCGATATGGCCTTTATACGATTGATGCCTCACCGTCTAAGGATCGTCCAAAACTCCTAACAGATCCATCCTATGATGTATTGTCTGCCCCAACTATTGTGGGTGATGCACTCTTTTATGCAGGCAATGGAGTTAATCCCTACGAACAACATGTATATCGCTTAAATATGCCGGGTGGCGAACCCGAGCAGCTAACGCAACTTGCTGGCCGAAACGATGGCTACCCCTCTCCGGATGGTAGGCACTTGGTTTTCAGGCACAGCAACGACACCTCACCGCCCGAGCTTTACGTGCTCAGCAGCAGTGAGGGTGGTGCAGCTACTCGAGTAACTCACTCACCATTGCCCGCCTTTACTGAGCGAAGCTGGACCGCTGCAGAATACGTAAGTTTTCCAAGTCTTGTAGATGACTACAGGCTGCATGCCCGAATCCTTAAACCAACCAACATGAAGCCCGGCAAGGAGTATCCGGTACTGTTTGGGCCTGTTTATTCAAATACAGCCAGAAACCGTTGGGCCGGTAACTACAGCCTCATACAACAGCTCTTAGTTAAGAAGGAATATATTATCGTGCAGGTGGATTCGCGTGGCAGTAACGGTTATGGTCGGGCATTCCGTGAAGAATTCCTGCTTGGCTTTGCCGATCAGGACATTGAGGATTATGCAAGTTCCGTTGCTTATATGGAGTCGCTGGATTATGTCGATCCTGACCGCATCGGTATCTGGGGTAGCAGTTATGGTGGCACACTCTCCGTTTATTCTTTATTGATGAAGCCGGGCTTATTCCAGGTGGGTGTTGCTGCAGCAGCTGCTGTCGACCCGGACTTCTTTGGTACAGATGACGTTGCGATTGTTCGTAGCCCACAGACACACCCTGAGATCTTCGAAAGAAAAGCGCTCAAGTATGCAGGCAATTTGAAGGACAAACTCCTGTTTATCCACGGCATTCAGGACCATGTTGTACCCTTCAAGACAACGGCAGTTTTAGCTGAAGAACTGATTAAACAAGGCAAGGACTTCGACTTTGCATTTGCACCAGGTGCAACGCATGCGTGGAGCCGCGAGCAGTATTATAATCGCTACTTGTTTGGTAAGCTCATAGAATACTTTGACCGACACCTAGGCGAGCCCTCTAAGTAGCTATTGGCAGCTAGCTGTCTTGTTGCAAGGTGTTAAGGAAAGATTACCTAGATTTGAAAGTCCAGAAGCACGAGACTGGTCATTAGCTTTAATGGGCAGAAACATTATTAAATTAAAAAGAATGAATAATATTTTTCAAAAAATAGCGGTAATACTCATAATTACATCTCTATTTAGTTGCAAAAAAGATGTTATTAACAAGTCTCATGATGAGGAATATCACTTAAAAATTCTATATGGAAATATAGAAAACTACACTGGCAATGATGGTCAATGGCTCAATATCTATCAAGCTGAAGCAAATGAACCAACGCCTGTTTATATATGGGCGCATGGTAATGGACATACCTACATGGACGCCCATGAAAAATACGAACCATTTATTACCACTTTGCTAGAAAATGGAATTTCTATCATCAGTTGGGAATCCATAAAACAAATGGATGAATCTAATATTTTGGACATATTAGATGATGCTGACTTAATGTTTGAATGGGTTAAGAGTAATGCAAAAACCTATAATTTAGATTTGTCAAATATTATCATTGGTGGCCATT is drawn from Marivirga arenosa and contains these coding sequences:
- a CDS encoding S9 family peptidase encodes the protein MKYLSFWQTWVVASLLMAMPAIVTAQEADLTLDDLFATPKLTGTSPSVPVWAPDSEHFAFSWSEPENPVRGLWVSKTDGKKVRLSSNTASVRDIAWADVNTLISLRAEYLWQTSLSKEEDLQLMRVEAGAHNLSISPNGKQAAYLSKGDLWIADFTSKQNRQLTEIGIASLSSLKKGRYSRPEREIGPGIWSGPTYKWSPDGKTIAFHVVDRREMRKVAFPDYLATETNPNEVRRSYPGDPNEIRKVGLLDIESGTITYLDLPDPHANQVIDFNWSPSGALLVDTASDTAVERKLYVVAPGESKLREIWRGVRESRMYTSFGSSWHPDGKKVVFLSDMGDRYGLYTIDASPSKDRPKLLTDPSYDVLSAPTIVGDALFYAGNGVNPYEQHVYRLNMPGGEPEQLTQLAGRNDGYPSPDGRHLVFRHSNDTSPPELYVLSSSEGGAATRVTHSPLPAFTERSWTAAEYVSFPSLVDDYRLHARILKPTNMKPGKEYPVLFGPVYSNTARNRWAGNYSLIQQLLVKKEYIIVQVDSRGSNGYGRAFREEFLLGFADQDIEDYASSVAYMESLDYVDPDRIGIWGSSYGGTLSVYSLLMKPGLFQVGVAAAAAVDPDFFGTDDVAIVRSPQTHPEIFERKALKYAGNLKDKLLFIHGIQDHVVPFKTTAVLAEELIKQGKDFDFAFAPGATHAWSREQYYNRYLFGKLIEYFDRHLGEPSK
- a CDS encoding alpha/beta hydrolase translates to MNNIFQKIAVILIITSLFSCKKDVINKSHDEEYHLKILYGNIENYTGNDGQWLNIYQAEANEPTPVYIWAHGNGHTYMDAHEKYEPFITTLLENGISIISWESIKQMDESNILDILDDADLMFEWVKSNAKTYNLDLSNIIIGGHSRGTIASWRLAHSGASGIKGIYHGDAAGNLDDVNDFAGNLVTINSPPIRMSYTQNKINNDGQHDPNEGQKIIDIYRDLGFNEEDSRLLENQGYPSMSELGFYNNLLPFCLYVLE